One genomic region from Salinicola endophyticus encodes:
- a CDS encoding tetratricopeptide repeat protein yields the protein MPAFFVAYPPPRKPATENGAVKANYSPLRASRDMGSLKDSSPPVGTLLLMNHSQHVPAPLQKRFMDLYRQGDYQHARKEAESLAQRYPQDAFSWKALGNSQLQTGDAAGALSSLERAMTLTPTDPLVLTALSKAYFKQGQKERAFELQTRSLEIDGDSAQAHFNMANMCYEIGAYPRAEKHLAQAERAGHPEAEILAMRSILFSLHFEFQKGLEALERLHTLKPKDPSVLNTLGNYHKDMTDFAAAERYYAQALRLSPQYYTAYSNGLLNDHYNPAASAESILRKSKAWKDHFTPPRLLTHDAKDRTSDRTLKVGLLSSNLRVHPVGWMVSSALENLASDIELYAYTDNDAHDPIAEKIKRRCHWIPTYHLSHQQLADRIVADDIDILIDLAGHGAQSRLPVVDMKPAPIIIKWVGMQISSMGMAAFDYFLSDPYETPPGVDHLYTEKLIRLPNDYICYTPPAYTPAITSLPAISNGYVTFGCFNNPAKVNDVLLAEWAKLMHQVPGSRLFLKGGQYTSPDVCQRILSTLEHHGIESGRVMLEGPSDHETLLKSYNRVDIALDTWPYSGGLTTCEALLMGVPVVTHVGPTFAGRHSATHLSNTGMPELVTDSWEAFRERVIELASDLPSLAVIRAALRTYLEHSPICDAPKFGRHLRKALRAVWQRYCESAEPAALTFDGHGRAYFEDRDEPVEVPRPPALETDDGFGWPLEEPIIAIDNGGQLLNDENVEKLLRDERLELIVFDPSRDAAHHPMSRAERVHYYAGHGLGTGSPATLFTPSPNSPSALPADRQHEQRQPQVAAEPHAFDTLALDSIEGLPALDWLVLDDTSDAADILSHGSQSLAAALLIQVKIAFQPTHERQPDLGEVQRWAKENGFRLYHLHDQHHRSALPMDEIHADVAASELWSAQALLLPDQTRMASLSDSQRIKLAFLLHVVYGFKDVTGSLLHQLDAALARRYLDRFLSSESEPLEASSQKSLGETTPLQTASTRPDGVQLAPLERLSRALGKRKLCLIDTGNQANHGIIKRGMHGMFRTLQGAGCPVEWVNADNIGPKTILKLATSADHVLLGGNRYFDFSLNISGYGSSNVFHSYGHPIIGAVNDHPYADFMLDRMRHASPSGLFVARASLSSELAFVRPDISFIFSPTTESSPKVWEGGDRPHIERDIDILVPMNLSYAPRADVLYNELLDKATSYGDDYVTLVNEVLEQFTDFSRPLLSIFRETYQRIFGYKWQVYYPWSEEDERLLGLLSLLDDVSRGRARLKAIEVLAQMPSSANIVVLAPEVARQVLGRFVGIDAIRHWQFIGEKTFDELQSLYTRARYVLNVSPTYHDWLHERIRHAAISGCAVLSNLTQRADQFFNQGQDILFFERTSQEAIYSEDRSHSESLGFAARDKVMNQLPSEKETFANAIDAYADYLERFDNQSAGTGGMDDVQQTLELPDAPFMSSAEKGLFRDALRSASSYFEFGSGGSTVWAIENGLVVEGVESDGKWIHALKAKLGEKCRLAYIDIGPTGAWGFPTSNAAIANYGNYSRHILDFTATFDLTLIDGRFRVACVVATVIHIMKTADDVSKPRIFIHDFWNRPHYHIVLDYLQPVRRVDTAGLFSVKPNLALDDLEKRLAEYLNDPR from the coding sequence TTGCCGGCCTTTTTCGTTGCCTATCCGCCACCCAGAAAGCCCGCGACCGAGAATGGCGCCGTCAAGGCCAACTATTCGCCGCTTCGCGCTTCTCGAGACATGGGAAGCTTGAAAGACTCCTCACCTCCTGTCGGAACATTGCTGCTCATGAACCATAGCCAACACGTCCCCGCCCCACTGCAAAAGCGCTTCATGGACCTCTATCGGCAAGGTGACTATCAGCACGCCAGGAAAGAAGCCGAGTCCTTGGCACAGCGCTACCCACAGGATGCCTTTTCCTGGAAAGCGTTGGGCAATAGCCAGCTGCAGACCGGCGATGCCGCCGGTGCGCTCTCCTCGCTGGAGCGGGCCATGACGCTGACTCCGACGGACCCTCTGGTACTGACGGCGCTGTCGAAAGCGTACTTCAAGCAGGGGCAGAAGGAGCGCGCCTTCGAGCTGCAAACCCGCAGTCTGGAGATCGACGGTGACAGCGCCCAGGCTCATTTCAACATGGCCAACATGTGCTATGAGATCGGCGCCTACCCCCGCGCGGAAAAGCATCTGGCACAAGCCGAGCGGGCAGGACATCCGGAAGCGGAGATCCTGGCCATGCGCAGCATCCTGTTTTCACTGCATTTCGAGTTCCAGAAGGGCCTGGAAGCGTTGGAGCGCCTACACACGCTCAAGCCGAAAGACCCCTCGGTGCTCAATACGCTCGGCAACTATCACAAGGATATGACCGACTTCGCGGCGGCGGAGCGTTACTACGCCCAGGCGCTGCGACTGAGCCCACAGTACTACACGGCTTACTCCAACGGACTGCTGAACGACCACTACAATCCCGCGGCCTCGGCCGAAAGCATTCTGCGCAAATCCAAGGCGTGGAAGGACCACTTCACGCCGCCACGACTATTGACGCACGATGCCAAGGATCGCACCTCAGATCGTACGCTCAAGGTCGGACTGCTCTCGAGCAACCTCAGGGTTCACCCGGTAGGCTGGATGGTGAGCAGTGCTCTGGAGAATCTTGCCAGCGATATCGAGCTCTACGCCTACACCGATAACGACGCTCACGATCCGATTGCCGAAAAAATCAAGCGACGCTGCCACTGGATACCTACCTATCATCTAAGCCACCAGCAGCTCGCCGATAGAATTGTTGCCGACGATATCGATATCCTGATCGATCTGGCGGGTCACGGCGCCCAGAGCCGACTCCCGGTCGTCGACATGAAGCCGGCACCGATCATCATCAAATGGGTCGGCATGCAGATCAGCAGCATGGGCATGGCGGCGTTCGACTATTTCTTGAGCGACCCATATGAAACGCCGCCCGGGGTGGATCATCTCTATACCGAGAAGCTGATCCGCCTGCCCAATGACTACATCTGCTATACGCCGCCCGCCTATACCCCCGCGATCACGTCGTTGCCGGCCATCAGCAACGGTTACGTGACCTTCGGCTGCTTCAACAACCCAGCCAAGGTGAACGACGTGCTGCTGGCCGAGTGGGCCAAGCTGATGCACCAGGTGCCCGGCAGCCGCCTCTTCCTAAAAGGGGGGCAGTACACCAGCCCCGACGTGTGCCAGCGTATTCTGTCTACGCTTGAGCATCACGGCATCGAATCCGGGCGTGTCATGCTCGAAGGGCCCTCGGACCATGAAACGCTGCTCAAGAGCTACAACCGTGTCGATATTGCCCTGGATACCTGGCCCTACTCAGGAGGCTTGACGACCTGTGAAGCGCTGCTGATGGGCGTTCCCGTAGTCACGCATGTCGGCCCGACCTTCGCCGGACGGCATAGCGCCACGCACTTGTCGAACACCGGCATGCCGGAACTGGTCACGGATAGCTGGGAAGCGTTCCGCGAGCGAGTGATCGAACTCGCGTCCGACCTGCCGAGCCTGGCAGTGATCCGCGCGGCGCTGAGAACCTATCTCGAACACTCTCCGATCTGCGACGCGCCCAAGTTCGGTCGCCATCTGCGCAAGGCACTGAGAGCCGTCTGGCAGCGCTATTGCGAAAGCGCAGAGCCGGCCGCCCTCACCTTCGACGGCCATGGACGCGCTTATTTCGAGGATCGCGACGAGCCGGTGGAAGTGCCCCGTCCTCCGGCGCTCGAAACCGACGATGGCTTCGGCTGGCCGCTCGAAGAGCCGATCATCGCCATCGACAACGGTGGACAGCTACTGAACGATGAGAACGTCGAGAAGCTGCTGCGGGACGAGCGCCTCGAATTGATCGTGTTCGATCCTTCAAGGGACGCGGCCCATCATCCCATGAGCCGTGCCGAGCGCGTACATTACTATGCCGGCCATGGCCTGGGCACGGGCTCACCGGCCACCCTGTTCACGCCAAGCCCCAATTCGCCGAGCGCACTGCCAGCGGATCGCCAGCATGAGCAGCGGCAGCCTCAGGTAGCGGCCGAACCCCACGCTTTCGACACCCTTGCTCTGGACAGCATCGAAGGCCTGCCGGCTCTGGACTGGCTGGTGCTGGACGACACCAGCGATGCTGCCGACATTCTTAGCCATGGCAGTCAGTCGCTGGCCGCGGCGCTACTGATTCAGGTCAAGATCGCCTTCCAGCCGACCCACGAGCGCCAGCCCGATCTGGGCGAGGTTCAGCGCTGGGCCAAGGAGAATGGCTTCCGCCTCTACCACCTGCACGATCAGCACCATCGCAGCGCCCTGCCCATGGATGAGATCCATGCCGACGTGGCCGCCTCCGAGCTGTGGTCCGCCCAGGCGCTACTGCTACCCGACCAGACGCGCATGGCCAGCCTGAGCGATAGCCAGCGGATCAAGCTGGCTTTCCTCCTGCACGTCGTCTATGGATTCAAAGATGTGACCGGCAGCCTGTTGCATCAGTTGGATGCAGCGCTGGCCCGCCGCTATCTCGACAGATTCCTCTCCTCGGAGAGCGAACCGCTGGAGGCCTCGTCACAGAAATCGCTTGGTGAAACGACGCCACTCCAGACGGCGTCTACCAGGCCAGATGGCGTTCAGCTCGCCCCCCTGGAACGCCTAAGCCGCGCACTTGGCAAGCGCAAACTGTGCCTGATCGACACCGGCAACCAGGCCAATCACGGTATCATCAAGCGTGGCATGCACGGGATGTTCCGCACGCTGCAGGGTGCCGGCTGTCCGGTGGAGTGGGTAAATGCCGATAACATCGGCCCCAAGACCATACTCAAGCTGGCCACCTCTGCAGACCATGTCCTGTTGGGCGGCAATCGCTACTTCGACTTTTCGCTCAATATCAGCGGCTATGGCAGTAGCAATGTCTTTCACAGTTATGGCCACCCCATCATCGGCGCGGTCAATGACCACCCTTATGCCGATTTCATGCTCGATAGGATGCGCCATGCCTCGCCGAGCGGACTATTTGTCGCGCGCGCCTCGCTGAGTAGCGAACTCGCTTTTGTCAGACCCGATATCTCGTTCATATTCAGCCCGACAACGGAGTCGTCCCCCAAGGTGTGGGAAGGGGGTGACAGACCACATATAGAACGGGATATCGACATTCTGGTGCCGATGAATCTCAGCTACGCGCCGCGTGCTGATGTGCTATATAACGAACTGTTGGATAAAGCCACGAGTTATGGCGATGACTACGTCACGCTCGTGAATGAAGTGCTCGAGCAGTTCACCGACTTCTCACGCCCGCTGCTATCGATCTTTCGGGAAACCTACCAACGTATTTTCGGATACAAATGGCAAGTTTACTACCCTTGGTCGGAGGAAGACGAGCGCCTGCTGGGCCTGCTCAGCCTGCTCGACGATGTGAGCCGTGGACGCGCCAGGCTCAAGGCCATCGAAGTGCTGGCGCAGATGCCATCTTCAGCCAACATTGTCGTGCTAGCGCCAGAGGTCGCCCGGCAAGTACTAGGAAGGTTTGTGGGTATCGACGCCATTCGCCACTGGCAGTTTATCGGCGAGAAAACGTTCGATGAGCTTCAGTCTCTGTATACACGGGCTCGCTATGTACTCAACGTCTCACCGACTTATCACGATTGGCTGCATGAGCGCATAAGACATGCGGCCATCTCGGGTTGCGCGGTTCTTTCCAACCTAACGCAACGCGCAGACCAGTTTTTCAATCAGGGCCAGGATATTCTCTTCTTCGAGCGCACCTCTCAGGAGGCTATCTACTCGGAAGACCGAAGTCATAGCGAGTCATTGGGCTTCGCCGCGCGTGACAAGGTCATGAACCAGCTGCCCAGCGAAAAGGAAACCTTCGCTAACGCCATCGATGCTTATGCCGATTATCTTGAGCGGTTCGACAACCAGTCGGCCGGCACTGGCGGCATGGATGACGTACAGCAGACCTTGGAGTTGCCCGACGCGCCCTTTATGAGCAGCGCAGAGAAGGGACTCTTCCGCGATGCGCTGAGGTCCGCGAGCAGCTACTTCGAATTTGGGTCGGGTGGCTCTACCGTCTGGGCCATCGAAAACGGCCTGGTAGTGGAAGGTGTCGAGAGTGATGGCAAGTGGATACATGCACTGAAAGCAAAACTCGGCGAGAAGTGCCGTTTGGCCTACATCGATATCGGCCCAACTGGCGCTTGGGGTTTCCCCACCTCGAATGCGGCGATCGCAAACTATGGCAACTATAGTCGCCACATCCTCGATTTTACCGCGACTTTCGATTTGACACTGATCGATGGCAGGTTCCGAGTTGCTTGTGTCGTGGCGACCGTGATTCACATCATGAAAACGGCCGACGATGTCAGCAAGCCCCGGATTTTCATCCACGACTTCTGGAATCGTCCCCACTATCACATTGTGCTCGACTATCTGCAGCCGGTACGACGGGTCGATACTGCGGGGCTCTTCAGCGTCAAGCCGAACCTCGCCCTCGATGATCTCGAGAAAAGGCTTGCCGAATACCTCAACGATCCTCGTTAA
- a CDS encoding NAD-dependent epimerase/dehydratase family protein, translating to MDKLVIGICSIGSGVGQSVIDSCKLFKPGAVQTVGLGNTPSAFGATECDRSRLIPGYHDGGYIERLIEVATEENITLLIPGHDDEAYILAKNREKLGAHGIGVLAAPEALIAMCRDKYSYTETFQEAAPFFVKSYTHQELLDADEDIFPLIKKPRSGYASKSISVIANRQGLNAVDDGESHIYQEIAMPASGDDLSVEYRSSLSRGENRQVSEISLQLIFDQGSKLRACCATTNRLVNGVPIEIVPIDLAPLNHFIEAFCRSMLRWSAFGPINVQGRMTDEGFKVFEINPRFTGITGLRAKLGFNEVEYVVIGLLMKQPCLQPRLSSRHAGVRQVASKKIDLPPSRWPASDSGHRAEVSGVRRVLLSGSTGLLGGLLLDRLLSDTDFEVYTVDRHRNGRQGIRQAYCFEELRSGVADIRGIDVVLHGAFARPHHGPEDHFAAIQTSMEFLRACMCMAPAKIIFLSSQSVYGNSKDVLSEASLLRPESSYAQAKVLVEDHLKSLSQMTRETRFTILRLSSVMGPLDALVEQEAYSSMMSTLAGGGEVSARHLSRRISKIDYRDAVDALLHFTKRESQHGFFDIINIGPGSTPSLGEVLDAAVERLGASYRVMASYAEGVPDDLIISSHKAHQEYTWYPRHDMQSTIDSFRK from the coding sequence ATGGATAAGCTTGTGATCGGCATCTGTTCAATTGGTAGTGGTGTCGGGCAATCGGTGATCGACTCATGCAAGCTGTTCAAGCCGGGTGCCGTTCAGACAGTCGGTTTGGGGAACACTCCCTCGGCCTTCGGCGCGACGGAGTGCGATCGCAGCCGGCTGATTCCTGGTTACCATGACGGCGGCTATATAGAGAGATTGATCGAGGTCGCGACAGAAGAAAATATCACGTTACTCATCCCGGGACACGACGATGAGGCGTATATACTGGCAAAAAATAGAGAAAAACTCGGGGCGCACGGTATCGGAGTGCTGGCCGCGCCGGAAGCACTGATTGCGATGTGTAGGGATAAATACAGCTATACGGAGACGTTTCAAGAAGCTGCGCCTTTTTTTGTGAAAAGTTATACTCATCAAGAGTTGCTTGACGCTGACGAGGACATCTTTCCACTGATCAAAAAGCCGCGATCAGGGTACGCATCTAAAAGCATTAGCGTCATTGCGAATCGGCAGGGTTTGAATGCGGTCGATGACGGGGAAAGCCATATCTATCAAGAAATCGCCATGCCGGCTAGTGGCGACGATCTCTCTGTTGAGTACAGGAGCAGCTTGTCACGTGGAGAGAATCGACAAGTCAGCGAGATCTCCTTACAGTTGATTTTCGATCAAGGTTCAAAGCTGCGGGCCTGCTGTGCCACGACTAATCGTCTGGTCAACGGCGTGCCGATCGAGATCGTTCCAATCGATCTTGCACCGCTCAATCACTTTATCGAGGCCTTTTGCCGATCGATGCTTCGATGGAGTGCTTTTGGACCTATCAATGTACAAGGACGCATGACGGACGAAGGTTTTAAAGTCTTCGAGATCAATCCGCGCTTTACCGGTATTACTGGGCTCAGAGCCAAGCTCGGGTTCAATGAGGTCGAGTATGTGGTCATTGGATTGCTGATGAAGCAGCCATGTTTGCAGCCTCGTCTATCGTCGAGACATGCCGGTGTCAGGCAGGTGGCGAGTAAAAAGATCGATCTGCCCCCATCGCGTTGGCCAGCCTCGGACTCGGGGCATCGCGCTGAGGTATCGGGGGTGAGGAGGGTGTTGCTCTCTGGTAGTACCGGATTGCTCGGGGGGCTCTTGTTGGATCGCCTGCTCTCTGACACCGACTTTGAAGTCTATACAGTCGACCGCCACCGTAACGGAAGACAGGGGATTAGACAGGCTTACTGTTTTGAGGAGCTGCGCTCCGGAGTGGCAGATATTCGCGGTATCGATGTAGTGCTCCATGGCGCCTTTGCCAGGCCTCACCACGGGCCTGAAGATCATTTTGCCGCCATTCAGACGAGTATGGAATTCTTGCGGGCCTGCATGTGCATGGCGCCTGCGAAGATCATCTTCCTCTCCTCTCAAAGTGTCTACGGGAATTCGAAAGACGTGTTGTCTGAGGCGTCTCTGCTACGCCCGGAAAGCTCTTACGCCCAAGCCAAAGTGCTCGTGGAAGATCACTTGAAATCGCTTTCACAGATGACCCGGGAAACTCGATTCACGATCTTGCGGCTCTCTTCCGTCATGGGGCCGCTGGATGCGCTAGTTGAACAGGAAGCTTACTCATCCATGATGTCGACATTGGCGGGCGGCGGTGAAGTGTCGGCAAGACACTTATCGCGTCGGATCAGTAAGATTGACTATAGAGACGCTGTCGATGCGTTGCTTCATTTTACAAAGCGCGAGTCGCAGCATGGCTTCTTCGACATCATCAATATAGGCCCCGGCAGCACGCCTTCTCTAGGAGAGGTTCTCGATGCCGCGGTAGAGAGGTTGGGGGCGAGTTATCGCGTCATGGCGTCGTATGCTGAGGGTGTGCCTGATGACCTGATCATCTCCAGCCATAAAGCCCATCAAGAGTATACCTGGTATCCACGTCACGATATGCAAAGTACCATTGACAGCTTCAGGAAATAA
- a CDS encoding DegT/DnrJ/EryC1/StrS family aminotransferase — MNDKPIYVTEPYLPPLDEFIPYLEQIWASKKLTNNGPMHQQLEAALRDYLGVPEIALFNNGTIALLTALQALRISGEVITTPFSFVATGHALLWNGITPVFVDIDPQTFNLDPRKIEAAITPRTTAIMPVHCYGNPCDVAAIQEIADTYNLKVIYDAAHAFGVEDKGGSILRHGDLSAISFHATKVFNTFEGGAIVCPDAKTKRHIDNLKNFGIVNETTVVASGINGKMSEINAAFGLLQLKHIDGAIRRRAEVDHLYRHRLKGVDGIQLPDFHRQVVSNYAYFPVRVGRGYGLSRDDLYERLRAQDIYARRYFYPLVSDHSVYRGGESLTPSSLSHARSAADEVICLPMSASLSEEQVEFICQIVRASRGEVSYG, encoded by the coding sequence ATGAACGACAAGCCCATCTATGTCACCGAGCCCTATCTGCCACCGCTTGACGAGTTCATCCCCTATCTCGAACAGATATGGGCGAGCAAGAAGCTGACCAACAACGGGCCGATGCACCAGCAGCTTGAAGCAGCGCTCCGTGATTACCTGGGCGTACCGGAGATCGCGCTCTTCAACAACGGCACCATTGCGCTGCTGACCGCGTTGCAGGCGCTCAGAATCAGCGGCGAGGTGATCACTACGCCGTTTTCGTTCGTGGCCACCGGGCATGCTCTGCTCTGGAACGGCATCACGCCGGTCTTCGTCGATATCGATCCGCAGACCTTCAATCTCGACCCCCGGAAGATCGAGGCGGCTATCACGCCGCGGACGACCGCGATCATGCCCGTGCACTGTTACGGCAACCCCTGCGATGTCGCAGCGATCCAGGAGATTGCCGATACCTACAACCTCAAGGTGATCTACGACGCCGCTCACGCCTTCGGCGTCGAGGACAAAGGGGGCAGCATTCTGCGTCATGGCGACCTGAGTGCAATCAGCTTCCACGCCACCAAGGTCTTCAACACCTTCGAAGGTGGCGCCATTGTTTGCCCCGACGCCAAGACCAAGCGCCATATCGATAACCTCAAGAATTTCGGCATCGTCAACGAGACGACGGTGGTGGCATCGGGTATCAATGGCAAGATGAGCGAGATCAACGCGGCCTTTGGTCTGCTGCAGCTGAAGCATATCGATGGTGCGATACGCCGTCGTGCGGAAGTGGACCACTTATATAGACATCGCTTGAAAGGTGTCGACGGCATCCAGCTGCCGGATTTTCACCGGCAGGTCGTCTCCAACTATGCCTATTTTCCTGTGCGTGTCGGTCGCGGCTACGGATTGAGTAGAGATGACCTGTACGAGCGCTTGCGAGCACAGGATATTTATGCGCGGCGCTACTTTTATCCGCTCGTTAGTGACCACTCGGTGTATCGCGGGGGAGAAAGCCTGACGCCGTCATCCTTGAGTCACGCACGCAGCGCTGCGGATGAAGTGATTTGTTTGCCAATGTCAGCTTCTCTTTCTGAAGAACAGGTCGAATTCATTTGCCAGATTGTCAGAGCGTCTCGGGGTGAGGTGTCGTATGGATAA
- the rfbA gene encoding glucose-1-phosphate thymidylyltransferase RfbA — translation MTRYKGIVLAGGAGSRLHPITMGVSKQLLPIYDKPMIYYPLSVLMLAGIRDILIITTPEDRDNFQRLLGDGARFGIDLQYAVQPRPEGLAQAFLIGESFIGQDNVCLVLGDNIFYGQAFSPKLRRAMACASGATVFGYQVKDPERFGVVEFDAERRVLSLEEKPSQPRSHYAVTGLYFYDNDVIEIAKHLKPSSRGELEITDVNRAYLERGDLQVQLLGRGFAWLDTGTHESLLEAAQFVETIEKRQGYKIACLEEIAWRQGWLSESELAAAAKVFAKNGYGRYLLEFLEESS, via the coding sequence ATGACGCGCTACAAGGGTATCGTGCTGGCTGGCGGTGCCGGTAGCCGTCTGCACCCGATCACCATGGGTGTCTCCAAGCAGCTACTACCGATCTACGACAAGCCGATGATCTACTATCCGCTGTCGGTGCTCATGCTGGCGGGGATACGCGACATTCTGATCATTACCACCCCCGAAGATCGAGACAACTTCCAGCGTCTGCTGGGCGACGGCGCGCGCTTCGGTATCGATTTGCAATACGCCGTGCAACCGCGACCTGAGGGTTTGGCACAGGCGTTTTTGATCGGCGAGTCCTTCATCGGTCAGGACAACGTCTGCCTGGTGCTCGGCGACAACATCTTCTACGGGCAGGCGTTCAGTCCCAAGCTCAGAAGAGCCATGGCATGTGCCTCTGGCGCTACAGTGTTCGGCTACCAGGTCAAGGATCCGGAGCGTTTCGGCGTGGTCGAGTTCGATGCCGAGCGTCGCGTACTGTCACTCGAGGAAAAGCCGAGCCAACCGCGGTCCCATTATGCGGTCACCGGGCTCTACTTCTACGACAACGACGTTATCGAGATCGCCAAGCATCTGAAGCCTTCGAGTCGAGGCGAGTTGGAAATTACCGATGTCAATCGCGCCTATCTCGAGCGAGGTGACTTGCAGGTTCAACTGCTAGGGCGCGGCTTTGCCTGGCTCGATACCGGTACCCACGAAAGCCTGCTGGAAGCCGCCCAGTTCGTCGAGACCATAGAGAAACGCCAAGGGTACAAGATCGCTTGCCTGGAGGAGATCGCCTGGCGCCAAGGGTGGCTGAGTGAAAGCGAGCTGGCCGCGGCGGCCAAAGTCTTCGCCAAGAATGGTTATGGGCGTTATCTGCTCGAGTTTCTCGAAGAGTCCTCATAA